From a region of the Leisingera thetidis genome:
- the tssE gene encoding type VI secretion system baseplate subunit TssE, translated as MADKTLAERLQPSLLDRLTDNAPGDLKETRESRVIDLARLREIIQRDLSWLLNTQNVESHFDAERYPSVSASVLNYGLVEVAGEASTSEKAESIRRSIKQAIAAYEPRIIEGSVDVRLQDGTDATEMTVGLEIRADMWAQPMPLELYLRSKVDLTTGEVEMERAQ; from the coding sequence ATGGCTGACAAGACACTGGCCGAGCGCCTGCAGCCGTCGCTGCTGGACCGGCTGACCGACAATGCACCTGGCGATCTGAAGGAAACCCGCGAGAGCCGGGTGATCGACCTTGCGCGGCTGCGCGAAATCATCCAGCGCGATCTGTCCTGGCTGCTGAACACCCAGAATGTGGAAAGCCATTTCGATGCGGAGAGATATCCCTCGGTGTCGGCTTCGGTGCTGAATTACGGGTTGGTGGAAGTGGCGGGCGAGGCCTCGACCAGTGAGAAGGCGGAGTCGATCCGCCGCTCGATCAAGCAGGCGATTGCAGCTTATGAGCCGCGGATCATCGAAGGATCGGTGGATGTGCGGCTGCAGGATGGCACCGACGCCACCGAGATGACCGTGGGGCTGGAGATCCGCGCCGACATGTGGGCGCAGCCGATGCCGCTGGAGCTGTATTTGCGCAGCAAGGTCGATCTGACCACCGGCGAAGTGGAAATGGAAAGGGCGCAGTGA
- a CDS encoding caspase family protein, which yields MRVILTRIRLAAAARVRLALLLLAAALLGGGGAASAEERLALVIGNSAYGAVSPLDNPVRDARLIAATLEGLGFDVTLAADAKQIEMKRAIAQFGRRLRGAGEDATGLFYYAGHGVQSFGSNYLLPVDVALADAADLDLMAVEAQSVLRQMASARNRTNIVILDACRNNPFEDVADLNESGLAEMKAPTGTFLAYATAPGGVALDGEGVNSPFTEALAREITAPGRPVEQVFKQVRRAVLDQSGGSQTPWDTSSLVSDFTFAAAEPEAVMSAAEVEEAQIWNSVKASRDAMQIMLFLRGYGAGKHADEARALLAELVQEELKGSAGQAVAKAPAGPAQDAETAMFQAARDDGSKAAYETYLMAYPQGQFAEMAAAEVAARTAGAGQDPAAGGDAPAAAEPEAAPAGLAEAGPVTYASPLHTGVPQIAGLTLAEAVTRSPAFPPVEGLPESYWKDQSCSSCHQWTRERLCTQGNTYLSLNMQRSLGKQHPFGGALKQALKSWAAGGCQ from the coding sequence GTGCGTGTTATTCTGACCCGGATCCGGCTGGCTGCAGCGGCCCGAGTGCGGCTGGCCCTTCTGCTGCTTGCGGCGGCGCTGCTTGGCGGCGGCGGCGCGGCGTCTGCGGAGGAGCGGCTGGCGCTGGTGATCGGCAATTCGGCCTATGGCGCGGTGTCACCGCTCGACAATCCGGTGCGCGATGCAAGGCTGATTGCCGCAACGCTGGAGGGGCTGGGCTTTGATGTCACCCTGGCCGCCGATGCCAAGCAGATCGAGATGAAACGCGCCATTGCCCAGTTCGGGCGCCGCCTGCGCGGGGCAGGGGAGGACGCCACCGGGCTGTTCTACTATGCCGGGCACGGGGTGCAGAGCTTTGGCAGCAACTACCTGCTGCCGGTGGATGTGGCGCTGGCGGATGCGGCCGATCTCGACCTGATGGCGGTGGAGGCGCAGTCGGTGCTGCGGCAGATGGCGTCGGCCCGCAACCGCACCAATATCGTGATCCTCGACGCCTGCCGCAACAACCCGTTCGAAGACGTGGCGGACCTCAATGAAAGCGGCCTGGCGGAGATGAAGGCGCCGACCGGCACCTTCCTGGCCTATGCCACGGCGCCCGGCGGCGTGGCGCTGGACGGGGAGGGGGTGAACAGCCCCTTTACCGAAGCGCTGGCGCGCGAGATCACGGCACCGGGGCGGCCGGTGGAGCAGGTGTTCAAACAGGTGCGCCGGGCGGTGCTGGACCAGAGCGGCGGCAGCCAGACGCCTTGGGACACGTCGTCGCTGGTCAGCGATTTCACCTTTGCCGCGGCCGAGCCGGAGGCGGTGATGAGCGCGGCGGAAGTGGAAGAGGCGCAGATCTGGAACTCGGTCAAGGCGTCGCGCGATGCGATGCAGATCATGCTGTTCCTGCGCGGCTATGGCGCTGGCAAACACGCGGATGAGGCCCGCGCGCTGCTGGCAGAGCTGGTCCAGGAGGAACTGAAGGGCAGCGCCGGGCAGGCGGTTGCTAAGGCTCCGGCCGGGCCGGCGCAGGACGCCGAGACAGCGATGTTCCAGGCCGCGCGGGACGATGGCAGCAAGGCGGCTTATGAGACCTACCTGATGGCCTATCCCCAGGGGCAGTTCGCAGAGATGGCAGCGGCGGAGGTGGCGGCCAGGACGGCCGGGGCCGGGCAGGATCCCGCGGCGGGCGGGGACGCGCCGGCAGCGGCGGAGCCGGAAGCCGCGCCGGCCGGCCTTGCGGAGGCCGGGCCGGTCACCTATGCCAGCCCGCTGCACACCGGAGTCCCCCAGATTGCCGGGCTGACCCTGGCCGAGGCGGTGACCCGCTCGCCGGCCTTTCCGCCCGTCGAAGGCCTGCCGGAGAGCTATTGGAAGGACCAGTCCTGCAGCTCCTGCCACCAGTGGACGCGGGAGCGGCTGTGCACCCAGGGCAACACGTATCTGAGCCTCAACATGCAGCGGTCGCTGGGCAAGCAGCACCCGTTCGGCGGGGCATTGAAACAGGCGCTGAAGAGTTGGGCCGCGGGCGGCTGCCAGTAG
- a CDS encoding ExbD/TolR family protein, whose amino-acid sequence MQINRTARPRALISLVPMIDVMLILLVFFMVTSTYLNLDMIPAVKPSEGAAGSPQIPAGTLMIRLGADGVPVLRGTALEGDTLRAALAAAMAEEPLTQVVILPSGAARTQALITVMDTAALAGVTRLRVLRLEAAP is encoded by the coding sequence ATGCAGATCAACCGGACCGCCCGTCCCCGCGCCCTGATTTCGCTGGTGCCGATGATCGACGTCATGCTGATCCTGCTGGTGTTCTTCATGGTGACCTCCACCTATCTGAACCTCGACATGATCCCGGCGGTGAAACCCTCCGAAGGCGCTGCCGGCAGCCCCCAAATCCCGGCCGGCACCCTGATGATCCGCCTCGGTGCTGACGGCGTGCCGGTGCTGCGCGGCACCGCGCTGGAGGGTGACACCCTGCGCGCGGCCCTCGCCGCCGCGATGGCTGAGGAACCGCTGACCCAGGTCGTCATCCTGCCCTCCGGCGCCGCCCGGACCCAGGCGCTGATCACGGTGATGGACACCGCCGCCCTGGCCGGCGTCACCCGCCTGCGCGTGCTGCGGCTGGAGGCAGCGCCATGA
- a CDS encoding OmpA family protein has translation MLRLTISILTVLLLLLRPALASGPFEHGWQLNAESSAIRFISIKKGSIAESSRFAAFSGGISEQGDAKIHVALDSVDTSIDLRNVRMRFLFFETFTYPEATITARIDPAQIADLAAVQRKQIALPVTLSLHGVEAQLTAPVAVTLLGKDRVAVATVQPIILKLEDFALNPGREKLEEAAGVTITPVGLVSLDLMFDRAAPGSASVPAGTATAGAATALEASGDFSREACTGRFEILSQGRSVNFAPSTARLDANSRDFLNSLSDIIRRCPGLVVEVGGHTDSQGKAAWNMRLSEERAAAVNSYLQNMGIPAERLMAVGYGETTPLVPNNTPQNRAKNRRIEFKVLN, from the coding sequence ATGCTCCGCTTAACCATCTCAATTTTAACAGTTTTACTGCTTCTCCTTCGTCCGGCGCTGGCCTCCGGCCCGTTTGAGCACGGCTGGCAGCTCAACGCCGAATCCTCCGCCATCCGCTTTATATCGATCAAAAAAGGCAGCATTGCGGAATCGAGCCGCTTTGCCGCCTTTTCCGGCGGCATCTCCGAACAGGGCGATGCCAAGATCCATGTCGCGCTGGATTCCGTCGATACCTCCATCGACCTGCGCAACGTGCGGATGCGGTTCCTGTTCTTCGAGACCTTCACCTACCCCGAGGCCACCATCACCGCCCGGATCGATCCGGCGCAGATCGCCGATCTTGCTGCAGTGCAGCGTAAGCAGATCGCGCTGCCGGTCACCCTGTCGCTGCATGGGGTCGAGGCGCAGCTGACCGCGCCGGTAGCGGTAACATTGCTGGGCAAGGACCGCGTCGCCGTGGCCACCGTGCAGCCCATCATCCTCAAGCTGGAGGATTTCGCGCTGAACCCCGGCCGCGAAAAGCTAGAGGAAGCGGCGGGCGTCACCATCACCCCCGTCGGGCTGGTCAGCCTGGACCTGATGTTTGACCGCGCCGCCCCCGGCAGCGCCTCTGTCCCCGCGGGGACAGCAACCGCGGGTGCCGCCACCGCGCTGGAAGCCAGCGGCGATTTCAGCCGCGAGGCCTGCACCGGCCGGTTCGAGATCCTGTCGCAGGGCCGCAGCGTCAACTTTGCCCCTTCCACCGCCCGGCTCGATGCCAACTCCCGCGATTTTCTCAACAGCCTCTCGGACATCATCCGCCGCTGCCCCGGGCTGGTTGTCGAGGTCGGCGGCCACACCGACAGCCAGGGCAAGGCGGCCTGGAACATGCGCTTGAGCGAGGAACGCGCGGCCGCGGTCAACAGCTACCTGCAGAACATGGGCATCCCGGCAGAACGGCTGATGGCGGTCGGCTATGGCGAGACAACGCCGCTGGTGCCCAACAACACCCCGCAGAACCGGGCCAAGAACCGGCGGATTGAGTTCAAGGTTCTGAACTGA
- the tssB gene encoding type VI secretion system contractile sheath small subunit, with protein MAGSSQKFIARNRAPRVQIEYDVELYGAEKKVQLPFVMGVMSDLVGKSEVEQPAVADRKFLEIDVDNFDDRMKSMAPRAAFTVPNTLTGEGNLAVDITFESMDDFKPAAIAAKVEPLRELLEARTQLSNLMTYMDGKTGAEDLISKIIQDPSLLKTLAAQPKPGGDAESKE; from the coding sequence ATGGCCGGAAGTTCACAGAAATTCATTGCCCGCAACCGGGCACCAAGGGTCCAGATCGAATATGACGTGGAGTTGTATGGCGCCGAGAAGAAGGTGCAGCTGCCCTTCGTGATGGGCGTGATGAGCGACCTGGTGGGCAAATCCGAAGTGGAGCAGCCCGCGGTGGCGGACCGCAAGTTCCTGGAAATCGACGTGGACAACTTCGATGACCGGATGAAATCGATGGCGCCGCGCGCCGCCTTCACGGTGCCCAACACGCTGACCGGCGAGGGCAACCTGGCGGTCGACATCACCTTCGAGAGCATGGATGATTTCAAGCCCGCCGCGATTGCCGCCAAGGTCGAGCCGCTGCGCGAGCTGCTGGAAGCCCGCACCCAGCTGTCGAACCTGATGACCTACATGGACGGCAAGACCGGCGCCGAGGATCTGATCTCGAAGATCATCCAGGACCCGAGCCTGCTGAAGACCCTGGCAGCGCAGCCCAAGCCCGGCGGCGACGCCGAGAGCAAAGAATAA
- the tssA gene encoding type VI secretion system protein TssA, producing MDPAVLLQSKGDDAPSGENLEYDPAFTDMELAAQPGEESVVGNETIEATDPDYREVQKKALEVLERSHDLRAAVFLGDALLHTEGLTGFAAATTYIRGCLEEFWESCHPELDEDDGDPTMRINAIQDLCGQPDGMAGASPLYRSLRRAPLAESRGFGRFCLRDIEIAEGVMTAPESMEHIPDTATIGAAFQDSDAEIVTARLAAIETAEENVRAISAVFDEQTPGQGPDLSALIKLLQQIAKRMRDYGNMGAKDDAGDADAAADAAADETGADAPPAGGAAAAAGVINSPADVSNALDRIIAYYRRREPSSPLPILLARAKRLVGADFLTIMNDMAPQGVDNVNLIGGIEDDDD from the coding sequence ATGGATCCGGCAGTATTACTGCAATCCAAAGGGGACGACGCACCCAGCGGCGAAAACCTCGAATACGATCCAGCCTTCACGGATATGGAGCTGGCGGCCCAGCCCGGTGAAGAATCGGTGGTGGGCAACGAGACGATCGAGGCGACGGATCCCGATTACCGCGAAGTTCAGAAAAAAGCCCTGGAGGTGCTGGAGCGCAGCCACGACCTGCGCGCGGCGGTGTTTCTGGGCGATGCGCTGCTGCACACCGAGGGGCTGACCGGCTTTGCCGCCGCCACCACCTATATCCGCGGCTGCCTGGAAGAGTTCTGGGAGAGCTGCCATCCGGAGCTGGATGAGGACGATGGCGATCCCACCATGCGGATCAACGCCATTCAGGATCTGTGCGGCCAGCCGGACGGGATGGCGGGGGCGTCGCCGCTGTACCGCTCGCTGCGCCGGGCGCCGCTGGCCGAGAGCCGCGGCTTCGGCCGGTTCTGCCTGCGCGATATCGAGATTGCCGAAGGGGTGATGACCGCGCCCGAAAGCATGGAGCATATCCCCGATACCGCCACCATCGGCGCCGCCTTTCAGGACAGCGACGCAGAAATCGTGACCGCGCGTCTTGCAGCGATCGAGACGGCGGAGGAGAATGTCCGGGCGATCTCGGCGGTGTTCGATGAGCAGACGCCGGGGCAGGGGCCGGACCTGAGCGCGCTGATCAAGCTGTTGCAGCAGATCGCCAAACGGATGCGCGACTATGGCAACATGGGCGCGAAGGACGACGCCGGAGACGCGGATGCCGCAGCGGACGCCGCGGCCGATGAAACCGGAGCGGACGCGCCGCCGGCGGGCGGGGCTGCGGCGGCGGCGGGGGTGATCAATTCGCCTGCGGATGTGTCCAACGCGCTGGACCGCATCATTGCCTATTACCGGCGGCGGGAGCCGTCGAGCCCGCTGCCGATCCTGCTGGCGCGGGCAAAGCGGCTGGTGGGGGCCGACTTCCTCACCATCATGAACGACATGGCGCCGCAGGGGGTGGACAACGTCAACCTCATCGGCGGCATCGAAGACGATGACGACTGA
- a CDS encoding DUF4384 domain-containing protein produces the protein MRSPAIWALGLAASALVHAAGAGALLISLVPGPVPQQPAPQSRLDLQAHRIPRSEAVPQAPESEQAPESGAQSQGLAAGSVPLSKAQPKAPAADRLASAAPPAASLAPSAAQAAAASAAQAPSSKLASAAAPAARLPDVRPAARPAQPSEPQPASAAPAPAAVQPAAAATAAPVLLTAAPDPGRPLADTAAPLTAAAAAHPDPAALPQTAPASRPSPEAQPVSAPLAGTIPPSRQTPAAAPDAPRIKAALAFQGGSGDIDPVSLAAFQAFMQPGDAVAAGDPLRDGVSGILAAVPCSRLQVAFVPETATLEVRGHLPEDGLRPPVLAALQAQMGADITVSDQMRLLPRPQCGALAGISNVGLPQSTDQITNPLLVGEDAHARVLDYSGGERLFFDLTAPDYPAYVYVDYFDAGGAVLHLSPNALVPLTEAAPQSALRVGAREAGDPGLQITVGPPFGQEIAVAFAASHPLYDAARPLSEPAAPYLEFLRARVAAARSRHPDFKGEWVYFLITTHAP, from the coding sequence ATGCGCAGCCCGGCCATATGGGCGCTGGGGCTTGCCGCCTCCGCCCTGGTCCATGCCGCCGGCGCCGGCGCGCTGCTGATCTCGCTGGTGCCGGGTCCGGTGCCGCAGCAGCCCGCCCCGCAAAGCCGCCTCGACCTGCAGGCCCACCGCATCCCCCGTTCCGAGGCCGTCCCACAGGCGCCTGAAAGCGAACAAGCACCTGAATCCGGGGCGCAAAGCCAAGGCCTTGCCGCAGGCAGCGTGCCGCTCTCCAAGGCCCAGCCGAAGGCCCCCGCAGCAGACCGCCTCGCCTCTGCCGCCCCGCCGGCAGCCAGCCTTGCACCCTCTGCCGCTCAGGCCGCTGCGGCATCCGCTGCACAAGCTCCGTCAAGCAAACTCGCCAGCGCCGCGGCGCCTGCCGCACGCCTGCCTGACGTCCGCCCGGCTGCCCGGCCGGCCCAGCCGTCTGAGCCGCAACCCGCCTCAGCGGCCCCGGCACCGGCAGCGGTGCAACCGGCCGCTGCCGCCACTGCCGCTCCCGTCCTGCTGACCGCCGCGCCGGATCCGGGCCGTCCTCTGGCAGATACCGCCGCGCCGCTGACCGCAGCCGCCGCCGCGCACCCCGACCCGGCTGCGCTGCCGCAGACCGCCCCCGCCAGCCGGCCAAGCCCGGAGGCGCAGCCCGTGTCCGCGCCGCTGGCGGGCACCATTCCGCCATCCCGGCAAACTCCAGCCGCCGCCCCGGACGCCCCCCGCATCAAAGCCGCGCTGGCGTTCCAGGGCGGCTCCGGCGATATCGATCCGGTGTCCCTTGCCGCTTTTCAGGCCTTCATGCAGCCCGGCGATGCGGTGGCCGCAGGCGACCCCCTGCGCGATGGCGTCTCCGGCATTCTCGCCGCCGTCCCCTGCTCCCGGCTGCAAGTGGCTTTTGTGCCGGAAACCGCCACCCTGGAAGTCCGCGGCCACCTGCCGGAAGACGGCTTGCGCCCGCCGGTCCTGGCCGCCCTGCAAGCGCAGATGGGCGCCGATATCACAGTCTCCGACCAGATGCGCCTGCTGCCGCGCCCGCAATGCGGCGCGCTGGCGGGAATCTCAAACGTCGGCCTGCCGCAAAGCACCGACCAGATCACCAACCCGCTGCTGGTCGGGGAGGACGCCCATGCCCGGGTGCTCGACTATTCCGGCGGCGAGCGGCTGTTCTTCGACCTCACCGCGCCGGACTACCCGGCCTATGTCTATGTGGACTATTTCGACGCCGGCGGCGCGGTGCTGCACCTGTCTCCGAATGCGCTGGTGCCGCTGACCGAGGCCGCCCCGCAAAGCGCCTTGCGCGTCGGCGCCAGGGAGGCGGGCGATCCCGGCTTGCAGATCACTGTCGGCCCGCCCTTCGGCCAGGAAATCGCCGTCGCCTTTGCGGCCTCGCACCCGCTGTATGACGCCGCCCGGCCGCTCAGCGAACCCGCCGCGCCATACCTGGAATTCCTGCGCGCCCGGGTGGCGGCCGCCCGCAGCCGGCACCCGGATTTCAAAGGCGAATGGGTCTATTTCCTGATCACCACCCACGCCCCGTAA
- a CDS encoding type VI secretion system accessory protein TagJ, producing the protein MTPEEHLKAGDPRAALEALQEKIRADASNAKLRVFLFQLLCVLGDWNRAVAQLKAAAGLDDGATVMAQAYREAIICEVYRDKVFAGEKSPLILGEPEEWLAHLIEAQKLLAQGNPKEAAELRNRAFDAAPASPGEVNGKRFEWIADADMRLGPVLETVVNGKYYWLPFAQIVSFEAEEPSDLRDAVWTAGTLTLAGGGAVAAMIPTRYPGSEKADGLSMLARATVWQDAGGETYTGLGQRLLTIGEEDIAIMDVRSLRMDGHEIENG; encoded by the coding sequence ATGACACCTGAAGAGCATCTGAAAGCCGGTGATCCCAGGGCGGCGCTGGAGGCGCTGCAGGAGAAAATCAGGGCCGACGCGAGCAATGCCAAGCTGCGGGTGTTCCTGTTCCAGCTCTTGTGCGTGCTGGGGGACTGGAACCGGGCGGTGGCCCAGCTGAAGGCGGCGGCGGGACTGGATGACGGCGCCACGGTGATGGCACAGGCCTACCGCGAGGCGATCATCTGCGAGGTCTACCGCGACAAGGTGTTTGCCGGGGAGAAATCGCCGCTGATCCTGGGCGAGCCGGAGGAATGGCTGGCGCATCTGATCGAGGCGCAGAAACTGCTGGCGCAGGGCAACCCCAAGGAAGCCGCGGAACTGCGCAACCGCGCCTTTGATGCGGCCCCCGCCAGCCCGGGCGAGGTCAACGGCAAGCGGTTCGAGTGGATCGCAGATGCCGACATGCGGCTGGGCCCGGTGCTGGAGACGGTGGTCAACGGCAAATACTACTGGCTGCCGTTTGCGCAGATCGTCTCGTTTGAAGCCGAAGAACCGAGCGATTTGCGCGATGCGGTCTGGACGGCCGGCACGCTGACGCTGGCGGGCGGCGGCGCGGTGGCGGCGATGATCCCGACCCGCTATCCCGGCTCGGAGAAGGCCGACGGGCTGTCGATGCTGGCGCGCGCCACCGTGTGGCAGGACGCCGGCGGCGAAACCTATACCGGTCTGGGCCAGCGGCTGCTGACGATCGGCGAAGAGGACATTGCCATCATGGATGTGCGCTCGCTCCGTATGGATGGGCATGAAATAGAGAATGGCTGA
- a CDS encoding Hcp family type VI secretion system effector: MAANMFVQISDIEGDATEEQHKKWIVIQSASWNVERAVEMTDLGSTQRMHANSNFGKIELTSQMGKASNDLALSVANGTVRPEIIMHWCRSGDSASQGLLVYSVWKMKDVVVDSYSISASEDGIPEETWSLAYAALEHEYKSTNQKTGKLTTEGTFKWNVQTGKVE; this comes from the coding sequence ATGGCTGCAAATATGTTCGTACAGATCTCGGATATCGAAGGCGATGCCACCGAGGAACAGCACAAGAAATGGATCGTCATCCAGTCCGCCAGCTGGAATGTCGAGCGCGCGGTCGAGATGACCGACCTGGGCTCGACCCAGCGGATGCACGCAAACTCGAACTTCGGCAAGATCGAGCTGACCTCGCAGATGGGCAAAGCGTCGAACGACCTGGCGCTGTCGGTTGCCAACGGCACCGTGCGTCCGGAAATCATCATGCACTGGTGCCGCTCGGGCGACAGCGCCAGCCAGGGCCTGCTGGTCTATTCGGTCTGGAAGATGAAGGACGTGGTTGTCGACAGCTACTCGATCTCTGCCAGCGAAGACGGCATTCCGGAAGAAACCTGGTCGCTGGCCTATGCTGCATTGGAACATGAGTACAAGTCGACCAACCAGAAGACCGGCAAGCTGACCACCGAAGGCACCTTCAAGTGGAACGTGCAGACCGGCAAGGTCGAGTAA
- a CDS encoding MotA/TolQ/ExbB proton channel family protein — translation MSGTWDMLGTGGPVIALLALMSLLSLTVIAVKLIQLWPVRAGGDAREQALELWKAGDRKQAQDSLADGRSPADRVMAYAMQALQEGLRGPLLQDELTRRGNEEVSRMNGLIRLLELIAMVSPLLGLLGTVLGMIQSFQELELAQGAANASVLAGGIWQALLTTAAGLLVAIPAAVAAGLFAARIDAAAQAIESAAGRLLLIDGSR, via the coding sequence ATGAGCGGCACCTGGGACATGCTCGGCACCGGCGGCCCGGTGATTGCGCTTCTGGCGCTGATGTCATTGCTGTCGCTGACGGTGATCGCGGTGAAGCTGATCCAGCTCTGGCCGGTGCGCGCCGGCGGCGACGCCCGCGAACAGGCCCTGGAGCTGTGGAAGGCGGGCGACCGCAAACAGGCGCAGGACAGTCTCGCGGACGGCAGATCCCCCGCCGACCGGGTGATGGCTTACGCCATGCAGGCACTGCAGGAGGGCCTGCGCGGGCCACTGCTGCAGGACGAGCTCACCCGCCGCGGCAACGAGGAAGTCAGCCGGATGAACGGCCTGATCCGCCTGCTGGAGCTGATTGCCATGGTCTCGCCGCTGCTGGGCCTGCTTGGCACCGTGCTGGGCATGATCCAGTCCTTTCAGGAGCTGGAACTGGCGCAGGGGGCGGCCAATGCCTCGGTGCTGGCGGGCGGCATCTGGCAGGCGCTCTTGACCACCGCCGCGGGCCTCCTGGTGGCGATCCCCGCCGCCGTTGCCGCCGGGCTGTTCGCCGCCCGCATCGACGCCGCCGCCCAGGCCATCGAAAGCGCCGCCGGCCGCCTGCTGCTGATAGACGGGTCGCGCTGA
- a CDS encoding ExbD/TolR family protein — protein sequence MKLNRPARNPHSETIIALIDVVFFLLVFFMLIGRMDATAPFDVRPATAATGRDMPAGGITLAVSAAGDLALDGEAIPREGLSPALSALLAENPELRLRINAHRAAELRRVLPLVAEGETLGFKDVVLVVTPEPDG from the coding sequence ATGAAGCTCAACCGCCCGGCCCGCAATCCGCATTCCGAAACCATCATCGCGCTGATCGACGTGGTGTTCTTCCTCTTGGTGTTCTTCATGCTGATCGGCCGGATGGACGCCACCGCCCCCTTCGACGTCCGCCCCGCCACCGCCGCCACCGGCCGCGACATGCCGGCCGGCGGCATCACCCTGGCGGTGTCCGCCGCAGGAGATCTGGCGCTCGACGGCGAGGCCATCCCCCGCGAAGGCCTCTCCCCTGCCCTTTCCGCCCTCTTGGCGGAAAACCCGGAACTGCGCCTGCGCATCAACGCCCACCGCGCGGCCGAGTTGCGCCGGGTGCTGCCGCTGGTCGCCGAAGGTGAAACACTCGGTTTCAAGGACGTGGTACTGGTGGTCACCCCGGAACCGGACGGGTGA
- the tssC gene encoding type VI secretion system contractile sheath large subunit: MAEEELQAEAAAGEAAFGSAEFASLLQKEFRPKSDQAKTAVESAVKTLAEQALANTALISDDALRSIESIVSAIDAKLTEQVNLILHNEDFQQLESAWRGLHYLVNNTETDEQLKIRVMPITKKEMSKTLKKFKGTAWDQSPIFKKIYTEEFSQLGGEPYGSLVADYHFDHSPPDIELLGEMSKIAAAAHAPLITGAKPTLFQMDSWSELSNPRDLTKIFQTPEYAAWRSLRDSEDAKYVGLAMPRFLGRLPYGSKTDPVDEFAFEEDTAGATSDKYGWVNAAYGMAVNITRSFKMYGWCSRIRGVESGGTLENLPSHTFPTTDGGVDQKCPTEIAIDDRREAELAKNGMMPLLHRKNTDVATFMGAQSLHKPAEYDDPDATANANLGARLPYLFATCRFAHYLKCMVRDKVGSFKSRQDMESWLQDWINNYVDFNADISSENEKARKPLAAAEVVVEEVEGNPGYYTSKFFLRPHYQLEGLSVSLRLVSKLPSEKGG, encoded by the coding sequence ATGGCTGAAGAAGAACTCCAGGCGGAAGCCGCTGCCGGTGAAGCCGCCTTTGGCTCTGCCGAATTCGCAAGCCTGCTGCAGAAGGAATTCCGCCCCAAGTCGGACCAGGCCAAGACCGCCGTCGAAAGCGCGGTCAAGACCCTGGCCGAGCAGGCGCTGGCAAACACCGCGCTGATTTCCGACGACGCGCTGCGCTCGATCGAGAGCATCGTGTCGGCAATCGACGCCAAGCTGACCGAGCAGGTCAACCTGATCCTGCACAACGAGGATTTCCAGCAGCTGGAAAGCGCCTGGCGCGGCCTGCATTATCTGGTCAACAACACCGAGACCGATGAGCAGCTGAAAATCCGGGTGATGCCGATCACCAAGAAGGAGATGTCGAAGACCCTGAAGAAATTCAAGGGCACGGCCTGGGACCAGTCGCCGATCTTCAAGAAGATCTACACCGAGGAATTCAGCCAGCTGGGCGGCGAGCCCTATGGCTCTTTGGTGGCGGACTACCATTTCGACCACTCGCCGCCGGACATCGAGCTGTTGGGCGAGATGTCCAAGATCGCCGCGGCCGCGCATGCGCCGCTGATCACCGGCGCCAAGCCGACCCTGTTCCAGATGGACAGCTGGTCGGAACTGTCGAACCCGCGCGATCTGACCAAGATCTTCCAGACCCCGGAATATGCCGCCTGGCGCTCTTTGCGCGACAGCGAGGATGCCAAATACGTGGGTCTCGCGATGCCGCGCTTCCTGGGCCGTCTGCCCTATGGCTCCAAGACCGATCCGGTCGACGAGTTTGCCTTTGAGGAAGACACCGCAGGCGCCACCAGCGACAAATACGGCTGGGTCAACGCGGCCTATGGCATGGCGGTGAACATCACCCGGTCGTTCAAGATGTACGGCTGGTGCTCGCGCATCCGCGGGGTGGAAAGCGGCGGCACGCTGGAAAACCTGCCCAGCCACACTTTCCCGACCACCGATGGCGGCGTCGATCAGAAATGCCCGACCGAAATTGCCATCGACGACCGGCGCGAGGCGGAACTGGCGAAGAACGGCATGATGCCGCTCTTGCACCGCAAGAACACCGATGTGGCCACCTTCATGGGGGCGCAGTCGCTGCACAAGCCGGCCGAATATGACGATCCGGACGCCACCGCCAACGCCAACCTGGGCGCGCGGCTGCCGTATCTGTTCGCCACATGCCGGTTCGCGCACTATCTGAAGTGCATGGTGCGGGACAAGGTCGGCTCGTTCAAAAGCCGTCAGGACATGGAGTCCTGGCTGCAGGACTGGATCAACAACTATGTTGATTTCAACGCAGATATCTCTTCGGAGAACGAGAAGGCGCGCAAGCCTCTGGCCGCAGCCGAAGTGGTTGTGGAAGAGGTCGAGGGCAACCCGGGGTATTACACCTCAAAATTCTTCCTGCGCCCGCATTACCAGCTTGAGGGGCTTTCTGTCTCGTTGCGGCTGGTATCCAAACTGCCCTCGGAAAAGGGAGGCTGA